In Lactuca sativa cultivar Salinas chromosome 5, Lsat_Salinas_v11, whole genome shotgun sequence, the DNA window agatctagggttgcaagtcTTAGATTaattgcatgttcaatagagaagcctagatccaagctttagggttttgcatgaacacataagatgttcttttgattaaaacccatcaataaaaaCCTCACCTTTCGAAGAACACAACATCAACTTTGCCTTAATCTCCTCCaagaaaacccttttttatgaagcTTTTCTTTTGTGTACACAAAGAATTTCAATCGATGGTACTTGTGTGCAAACAGGTGATACGATATAAATGGAGGTTGTAACCTTTGACATCTATAACATAATTGGGGGTTTCTTCCGAATGGAGTTAATGAACCACATATCTTTTAGTTAAGCATTGATAACCAACTATTTCAAGGGAAACCGGTGAAAATATATAAAGAaacaaattaaaacaaatttgAGACATTAATGAATTTAAAATCCAGCTTTAAACTAAATCGACAATAACTTAAACTTTTGAGCTTTTATGACATTTATCTATTAAAATATATTATCTCTAACTAAAAACTGAGATGACCATACGATTGGTTTGAGATGTTAATGCaacgataaaaaaacatttaatttaCCTTTGTCTGGAAGTATATGATGAATAAGACAAGTTGACCAAATGTTCAAAGAGAACACCATTACACGAATCTCATTTTGTTTTCAGTTCAAGTCGACAATGATGCACCAAATCATCTGTGATTCATCCTTTCCCGATTAAGATTGGATATCAATCTCGTCTGCCCGGTGGCTCCCACCGTTTGCCGGCGTTCTCCGCCGCTGTCACaacccttctttctctcactCTTGCTGTTCGATCAATCTAACCCGACAACAACAGACAAACCAATTAACTAAGCCAGGATCAATCAGCATATGATTCAATCGCACTCGTTCCATGGCTACACGTATCTTCTATTTACTGATTGTTTTTACTATCTACGGCTTCAGTTCTATCTCATCTAACCCTAATTTTGGTGTTTCTTCAACGATCGATGAATCTACAATTCTTGATTTCCATGGAGATTATTCGCCGCCGTCGCCTCCACCGCCATCTCCACCACCACACCCTCCGGCTCTATCGTGCGAAGAAGATTTACGAGGAATCGGGAGTTTAGACACTACGTGTGAACTAAATATTAGTACGATTTTCGTTGCTGATGTGTATATAGAAGGAAAAGGGAACTTTCACATACTCCCTGGTGTTAAATTTAAATGTCTTACTTCTGGATGTTCGATAATTATCAATATTAGTTCTGAGTTTAGATTAGGGTTGAATTCAGAGATAGTAGCAGGGACGCTTCATGTGACGGCAGGGAATGCGACATTTGAAGAGGGTTCAATCGTTAATGTTACTGCTATGGGTGGTGATCCACCGGAGCATACAAGTGGCTCGCCTAAAGGGGTgtttggtggtggtggagggCATGGTGGGAGAGGTGCTTGTTGTGTTGTGGACAATACAAAGCTCCCAGAGGATGTATGGGGTGGTGATGCTTATGGGTGGTCGGATTTACCTGAACCCTATAATTATGGAAGCAAAGGTGGGGCGACTAATAAAGATGATGATTATGGAGGGAATGGTGGCGGCAGGGTTTGGGTTGAGGTGGTGGATGCTGTGGAAGTCAGTGGAAGAATTTTTgcagatggtggtgatggtggtgtcaAAGGTGGAGGAGGCTCTGGTGGCAGCATTTTCGTGAAGTCCCGGAAAATGTAATGGTCTCTTTCTTTATCTTTTTTGCCTTTCTTTTGCTGTTATTGTTTGTTGGACCTAATTATGCAACAATCATCTCTGTTCGTTCTATGAAGAACAGGACAGGTAGTGGCATCTTAAGTGCATCTGGAGGTAATGGGTTTGGTGGAGGTGCTGGTGGAAGAATATCTGTGAATGTATTCAGCAGACATGATGATCAAACATTCTTTGCTCATGGTATATTCATATCAGATATCACTCATGCTTTCAATGATCTTTATTCACACTTCTTGAAATAATTGATGCAATCATATTCACACAGGGGGACAAAGTTATGGTTGTCCTGCAAACTCTGGTGCTGCAGGGACTTTCTATGATGCTGTTCCTAGAAGACTCAGAGTCAACAACCACAACATGTCAACAGATACAGATACACCTTTTTTTGCATTCCCAAATCAGCCTCGTTGGACAAGTGTTGATATTCAAGAATATGCTAGAGCTGCTGTTCCCCTACGTTGGAGTCGCGTGCAGGTTGCTAAAATACTCACTTGACACACAATTCTTAATATGTTGTCAAATATTGTCACAACAATTGACTGTTTTTCTGtgatatatatataggttcaaggACAACTTAGTTTATCAGCTGGAGCAGTTTTAAGCTTTGGTTTACCTCATGATGCTGTGTCAGAGTTTGAATTAATGGCAGAGGAACTTTTAATGAGTGATTCAGTAATCAAGGTAAGTGAGAGCCGAAAGGCATTATATACGTTTTCTTATAGTAGTAATATAAAAAGTCCAGTGGTATTCTACATCTCTACTATTCTTATTGCTTTCTTAATATGTTGTTTTAGATATATGGGGCTTTGCGAATGTCTGTTAAATTGCACTTGATGTTGAATTCCAAAATGCTTATAGATGGTGATGGTGAGGGTGATCCAATTATCGCCACTTCATTGCTTGAGGCTAGCAATTTACTTGTCCTCAAGGTAATTAGTTTTTCCTTCTCTTTGCTAAAGTCAAAGGTGTACTTTAAAAGTCAACCAATGTAGCTTTTAAGTATTCTTGTATGTCAGGGAGGATCTGTAATCCAGTCAAATGCAAATCTTGGTGTTCATGGTCAAGGTTCTTTGAATTTGACTGGGGAAGGCAATGTTATAGAAGCTCAACATCTGGTTTTATCAATATTTTGCTGTATCAATGTAAGGGTAATTGTATTATactattatttatttagtattaCTGATTTCTTTTTAAAATGATATATTTTGCCACTTATGTAGGTTGAACCTGGGTCGATGCTAAGAGGTCCATTAGAGAACACAACTATTGATCACTCGTAAGTATCTTTAGTGGTGGTCAATGATTTGGTTGACTTCAGTTAGATGATATGTTGATATATGATAGGGCACATTGTGAACTGGAGGTTTGCCCAATGGAATTAATTCATCCACCTGAAGATTGCAATGTGAATTCTTCATTGTCCTTCACTCTTCAGGTAACAAATTGTTAGTTTAAGGGAAAATTGCATGAGATATGCTCAAATAGCAACATATGTTACTCTTTTTACCAGTATAGTACATTTTACAATTAGTAGCTATATATTTAGTCTCTTATCTTATTAGGCCTTTTCTGATTAGTCATTATGTATATGTAGATATGTAGAGTTGAAGAGATAGTTGTTGAAGGTTCCATTGAAGGATCCGTTGTTCATTTTCAATGGGTAAGAAGTGTATTAATCAAACCATCTGGATCAATAAGTGCTTCTGGATTAGGTAAAGACTTTATTACTTTCTTTCATCAGACATCAATATAAATaactttttctttttataaacaTTTGAGATTTGGAATTTATGTAGGCTGCATTGGTGGAGCTGGGCAAGGAAAAATCTTGAATGATGGTACTAGTGGTGGTGGGGGACATGGCGGCAGGGGTGGTGATGGATACTATAACAACAGTATTGTTGTTGAAGGTGGTGTTCCTTATGGTGATGCTGATTTTCCTTGTGAGTTTGGTAGTGGCAGTGGAGATGATAATTTAGGTGGTGCAACTGCTGGTGGTGGTATCATAGGTATGTAAGCTTCTGAATCTTTAAGGTTGAAAGTAAAATACTGTTATgggtaaaatagtaatttgtaacagcttacttttttttttttttttttttttttttttttttttaatttggaatTTGAAATAGTGATGGGGTCATTGGAGCACTCTTTGTCGAGTTTGTCAATCTATGGGTCACTGACAGCTGATGGAGAAAGTTTTGGAGAAAATATAAGAAAACAAGATGTGAAGCATGCTGGTGGAGGATCTGGTGGAAGTGTTCTTCTTTTTGTTGATAGATTGACACTTGGCGATTCATCTGTAATCTCAACTGGTGGAGGGTATGGTAGTCAGAATGCTGGTGGTGGGGGTGGTGGTAGGATTCATTTTCATTGGTCAGATATTACAGTTGGAGATGAATATCAACCTGTCGCTAGTGTTAATGGAACCATTAATATTGGGTTTGATTCTTCACAAATTAAATtactacattttttttttcatcttaTATATTTACCTTCTCTatttattccttatattatatatttgatttttttttaaatatgaaagAGGAGGAATTGGTAAAGGTCTTGGGCAACCAGGGAATAATGGGACTATCACTGGAATAGTTTGTCCACAAGGGCTGTATGGTATTTTTTGTGAGGTACATTTGTTACTCTTTTTATTCATAGCTTTAATCACATAAATGAGCTGAAATATCAAATATCCCTCTCTAATATGTTTCCCTTCACAATCTTAGGAATGCCCACTTGGCACTTACAAGAATGTGAGTGGGTCAGAAAGAGATCTTTGCTATGATTGCCCAGCTCTAGAGTTTCCACATCGTGCCATTTTTACCCCTGTTCGaggtatttcttttatttattccaAAACAAGTCGATTTTCTTTTTCCCTTTTAACAAAGCATCTAATATTATTACATTACAGGTGGTGTTTCTGATGTTCCTTGTCCTTACAAGTGTGTGTCTGAGAGATACCACATGCCTCACTGCTATACAACATTTGAGGAGTTAATTTATACGTTTGGTGGGCCATGGCTATTTGGTTGTATGCTTCTAGGTTTGCTCCTCCTTTTTGCCCTTGTACTTAGTGTTGCTCGTGTGAAATTTATTGGTGGGGATGAATTGCCTGGATTAGTTCCCACTCGACGTGGCTTGCAGTTGGATCGATCTGTTCCTTTCTTGGAATCATTGAATGAGGTCCATTTTTTAACTTCCATTCTTACTTATTAAAGCGTGTGTTTGGTTTGTAGATTCAAATGGAATTTGAATTTGAGATTCCATTCCATGGTGTGTTTGAAAcggaatttgattttttttttcaggttcttGAAACAAATAGACATGAGGAATCCCAGAATCATGTCCACAGAATGTACTTCATGGGATCCAATAGTTTCAGTGAACCTTGGCATCTCCCTCATTCCCCTTCAGAACAAGTAGCTGAAATTGTGTATGCGTTTTACAAAATTTCCCTCGTCTAGTTTTTCCAAGTTTGACAGTGATTTTCTATAAATAAAAACATCAAGGAAACGTGATCTAAGCCTTGGTAATAGCTTAAAGAATTGAAATGATTTGATGATTATGAATTTTGGGTGTGTGGCAGATATGAAGATGCATTCAATAGGTTTGCAGAGGAGATAAATTGTTTAGCAGCTTTTCAATGGTGGGAAGGATCATTTTACAGCATCCTTTCTGTGATTGCATATCCATTTTCCTGGACATGGCTGCAATGGTGTCGCAAAAAAAAGATACAAAGATTACGTGAATTTGTTAGATCAGAATATGATCACGCGTGCTTGCGTTCATGTCGTTCCCGTGCTCTCTATGAGGGGCTTAAGGTGTTCCCTTTTATCCTTCTATATCCAACAAATAAAAATCTACTTTCAATCATTTGTTTCTTATAATTTCATTTCtctttatattatttgttaaatGCAGGTTTCTGCAACTTCTGATATGATGCTTGCATATGTGGATTTTTTCCTTGGTGGAGATGAGAAGAGAGACGACCTTCCTCCTTCACTCCATCAAAGATTTCCACTCTCTTTAGTTTTTGGAGGAGATGGAAGTTACATGGCTCCTTTCGTTCTTCATAGTGACAATATTCTAACAAGCCTCATGAGTCAGGTTTTGATTCATTCAATTCCTTAAATCTTCAATAAGAAAAAAAGTTAAAAGTGCAATGTtccaacaaaaatattttttttttcaggctGTGACATCGACAATTTGGTACCGATTAGTTGCTGGTCTAAATGCACAGCTACGGCTTGTTAGACGCGATCAGTTAAAGTCAACTTTCCGACCAATCATAAGCTGGCTTGACACGTATGCAAATCCAACTTTAAGTGTGCACAGAATACGCGTTGATTTAGCTTGCTTTCAGCCAACTGCATTGGGTTATTATCAATTCGGATTGGTAGTTTCTGCAGTTGAGTATCAGCGGGCCCCACCACCTTCAATTAGCAGTCCACATGGTCTACCCGATCCCGAGGTGCAGTCAAGGTAATTCAGGACTTTAGATACTTGAAAAATCTACCTAATTTAACATACATACATTGATTTTGAATTTGATACTTACATGATGTGCAGCTATTTCGTGAATCATCGTGGTAAAGTTGAAGAACGTGTCCATTTCCAAGAGTCTGAACCCTTAATGACACATAGAAGAGCATCTGGATGGATTCTAGATGATATTAGCTTAAGAACACTTAGAGAAAACATGATGTGGTATCCTCTATCTTTTATCATATGCAACACCAAACCAGTTGGTCATCAGGTAATAATTATTCAATTCCTTCAGACTCAACCAAATagatttttgtaatattattataattatttaatggTTTTGCAGGATCTTGTTGGGTTGGTGATATCTATTCTTCTTTTAGGAGATTTTATACTTGTGTTACTGATGTTGCTTCAGCTTTACTCAAATTCCATGGTGGATTTATTTTTGGTGTTATCTCTTCCCCCTCTTGGTATTCTCCTCCCATTTCCAGCTGGAATCAGCGCTTTATTTAGTCATACTCCTAAGCGTTCATCAGGGCTTGCACGTTTTTATGCACTCTGGAACATCACTTCCTTGGTCAATGTTGTAAGCATAAGTCATTCCCTTCaacacttcaaaaaaaaaaaaaattatgatattatatgttaactacaAATAATATTTACATGTTTCTGAAAAAACAGGTTGTGGCCTTCATATGTGGATATTTTCATTACAAGAATCAACTCCCCCCAAACGACAATCATTTAAATTCTTTGTCCTGGAGCTTAAGCTTGTAAGCTGCTGCTATTTTACTCTTATCTTACAATTTTCCATTTTATTTAACCTTAAAAACCTAAATGTGCAGGGATGATGGTGGATGGTGGATGCTTCCATCTGGATTGATGGTGTGTAAAGTTATACAGGCACAACTAATTGATTATCATGTGGCTGATCAAGAAATTCAAGATCGAACATTATACTGTAATGATCCCACTGTTTTTTGGCAGTCGTGAAACAAAACATATATCCACattcctttttttttatttttttattttttttatttgtgtgtGTAGTTTATAAGAAAGAaagtacaaaaaaaatataaatttttaaaaCATCAGAGAGACTCAAAATCATGAATACACGTATATGCAACGGATGTAGGTTTAGAGTATGGGGTCGGATGACGGGTTTTGaatgctgttttttttttttttgggggggggggggggggggggggattggaATCTTGTACTGTTAGATGGGTAGGGTTTTGTTGTTTAGATTTTCACCCAAAAAGGTTTTGGTTCATAATCATTGTTATATGTTAATGATTTTGTTCTTAAGACATAAAAATGAAATTCaagaagctatatatatatatatatatatatatatatatatatatatatatatatatatatatatatatatatatagggaaaagtgaatatacctaacaaccccatataagcttaggtacctaacatCTAATACTACGTCGTTTTGGTTGATTTCCAcaaatcttattattctaaattttaattaaaaaaagcaGTTTCCATAACTATTTTACAGAGACGTGATTGTATATGTGAGATTTTTGTTGATTATTCTCAATCAATTGTTTTCTTTTAACCTATTAATCGATTCTTGCACCTTATTGTTGTCAATCGACTGGATTCTATTTTCTGGCTGATCAAGAGTCCTACTTTTCAATTGATTGTTGCTGCTTGCTGTAAGTGGAAATTAAGATATCATACCTGTGCTCTTTTTTTATCAGCAACCTAAGTGAGAATTAAAATATAAGGCTTACGTGATTTTCCAATTGTGCATATTGTATACATTAATTGGACATTAATGGTGAATTTGGAATTGGTCTTTGATCATTTGCGTAACCATTCTTCCATTAATTTACtgttttttctttttatcttCACTCCTCAATTAATTTACtgttttttctttttatcttCACTCCTCACGTGAGGAATCAAACTAGGCATTGATGGTGTAATCAATTGAATAGTTAATCAACTTGTATGCATTACCGAGGAAGAAAATCATGAGGCTTATATGATTTTCCAATTAGCCATCTTATATACATTAATTAAACATTAATGCTGATTTTGGAAGTCGTGGTGTTTGATCATTTGTGTAACCATTAttccattatttatttatttatttatttatttatttatttatttttttttttatcgttACTCCTCATGAGGAATCAAACTATGCATTAACGATGCTAATCAATTGAATAGTTAATAGACTTGATTAGAGACGGAAAAAAAATGCTTAATTAATAAGCAATTTCATATATAAGTTG includes these proteins:
- the LOC111892550 gene encoding uncharacterized protein LOC111892550 isoform X1; amino-acid sequence: MATRIFYLLIVFTIYGFSSISSNPNFGVSSTIDESTILDFHGDYSPPSPPPPSPPPHPPALSCEEDLRGIGSLDTTCELNISTIFVADVYIEGKGNFHILPGVKFKCLTSGCSIIINISSEFRLGLNSEIVAGTLHVTAGNATFEEGSIVNVTAMGGDPPEHTSGSPKGVFGGGGGHGGRGACCVVDNTKLPEDVWGGDAYGWSDLPEPYNYGSKGGATNKDDDYGGNGGGRVWVEVVDAVEVSGRIFADGGDGGVKGGGGSGGSIFVKSRKMTGSGILSASGGNGFGGGAGGRISVNVFSRHDDQTFFAHGGQSYGCPANSGAAGTFYDAVPRRLRVNNHNMSTDTDTPFFAFPNQPRWTSVDIQEYARAAVPLRWSRVQVQGQLSLSAGAVLSFGLPHDAVSEFELMAEELLMSDSVIKIYGALRMSVKLHLMLNSKMLIDGDGEGDPIIATSLLEASNLLVLKGGSVIQSNANLGVHGQGSLNLTGEGNVIEAQHLVLSIFCCINVEPGSMLRGPLENTTIDHSAHCELEVCPMELIHPPEDCNVNSSLSFTLQICRVEEIVVEGSIEGSVVHFQWVRSVLIKPSGSISASGLGCIGGAGQGKILNDGTSGGGGHGGRGGDGYYNNSIVVEGGVPYGDADFPCEFGSGSGDDNLGGATAGGGIIVMGSLEHSLSSLSIYGSLTADGESFGENIRKQDVKHAGGGSGGSVLLFVDRLTLGDSSVISTGGGYGSQNAGGGGGGRIHFHWSDITVGDEYQPVASVNGTINIGGGIGKGLGQPGNNGTITGIVCPQGLYGIFCEECPLGTYKNVSGSERDLCYDCPALEFPHRAIFTPVRGGVSDVPCPYKCVSERYHMPHCYTTFEELIYTFGGPWLFGCMLLGLLLLFALVLSVARVKFIGGDELPGLVPTRRGLQLDRSVPFLESLNEVLETNRHEESQNHVHRMYFMGSNSFSEPWHLPHSPSEQVAEIVYEDAFNRFAEEINCLAAFQWWEGSFYSILSVIAYPFSWTWLQWCRKKKIQRLREFVRSEYDHACLRSCRSRALYEGLKVSATSDMMLAYVDFFLGGDEKRDDLPPSLHQRFPLSLVFGGDGSYMAPFVLHSDNILTSLMSQAVTSTIWYRLVAGLNAQLRLVRRDQLKSTFRPIISWLDTYANPTLSVHRIRVDLACFQPTALGYYQFGLVVSAVEYQRAPPPSISSPHGLPDPEVQSSYFVNHRGKVEERVHFQESEPLMTHRRASGWILDDISLRTLRENMMWYPLSFIICNTKPVGHQDLVGLVISILLLGDFILVLLMLLQLYSNSMVDLFLVLSLPPLGILLPFPAGISALFSHTPKRSSGLARFYALWNITSLVNVVVAFICGYFHYKNQLPPNDNHLNSLSWSLSLDDGGWWMLPSGLMVCKVIQAQLIDYHVADQEIQDRTLYCNDPTVFWQS
- the LOC111892550 gene encoding uncharacterized protein LOC111892550 isoform X2; translation: MNRTGSGILSASGGNGFGGGAGGRISVNVFSRHDDQTFFAHGGQSYGCPANSGAAGTFYDAVPRRLRVNNHNMSTDTDTPFFAFPNQPRWTSVDIQEYARAAVPLRWSRVQVQGQLSLSAGAVLSFGLPHDAVSEFELMAEELLMSDSVIKIYGALRMSVKLHLMLNSKMLIDGDGEGDPIIATSLLEASNLLVLKGGSVIQSNANLGVHGQGSLNLTGEGNVIEAQHLVLSIFCCINVEPGSMLRGPLENTTIDHSAHCELEVCPMELIHPPEDCNVNSSLSFTLQICRVEEIVVEGSIEGSVVHFQWVRSVLIKPSGSISASGLGCIGGAGQGKILNDGTSGGGGHGGRGGDGYYNNSIVVEGGVPYGDADFPCEFGSGSGDDNLGGATAGGGIIVMGSLEHSLSSLSIYGSLTADGESFGENIRKQDVKHAGGGSGGSVLLFVDRLTLGDSSVISTGGGYGSQNAGGGGGGRIHFHWSDITVGDEYQPVASVNGTINIGGGIGKGLGQPGNNGTITGIVCPQGLYGIFCEECPLGTYKNVSGSERDLCYDCPALEFPHRAIFTPVRGGVSDVPCPYKCVSERYHMPHCYTTFEELIYTFGGPWLFGCMLLGLLLLFALVLSVARVKFIGGDELPGLVPTRRGLQLDRSVPFLESLNEVLETNRHEESQNHVHRMYFMGSNSFSEPWHLPHSPSEQVAEIVYEDAFNRFAEEINCLAAFQWWEGSFYSILSVIAYPFSWTWLQWCRKKKIQRLREFVRSEYDHACLRSCRSRALYEGLKVSATSDMMLAYVDFFLGGDEKRDDLPPSLHQRFPLSLVFGGDGSYMAPFVLHSDNILTSLMSQAVTSTIWYRLVAGLNAQLRLVRRDQLKSTFRPIISWLDTYANPTLSVHRIRVDLACFQPTALGYYQFGLVVSAVEYQRAPPPSISSPHGLPDPEVQSSYFVNHRGKVEERVHFQESEPLMTHRRASGWILDDISLRTLRENMMWYPLSFIICNTKPVGHQDLVGLVISILLLGDFILVLLMLLQLYSNSMVDLFLVLSLPPLGILLPFPAGISALFSHTPKRSSGLARFYALWNITSLVNVVVAFICGYFHYKNQLPPNDNHLNSLSWSLSLDDGGWWMLPSGLMVCKVIQAQLIDYHVADQEIQDRTLYCNDPTVFWQS